In the Rhodothermales bacterium genome, GCGACGTTCATCCCCAGGCTGGCCAGCGCCTTGTTCGTCCTTTTCCTGTTCTACCTCCTGTTCCGATTTAGCAGCAAGCTCCTGCGCCAGCTCTTACATCGGAGCAAACATGTTGACGCCGGCCTGGAAGGCCTGCTCACGAAGACCTACGCCGTCGTCGCGTGGATCTTCATCGGGATCATGGTGCTCGCACAGTTCGGCATCAACGTCACCGCTCTGCTTGCCGGCCTGAGCGTGGCCGGCATCGCGGTGGGGTTTGCGGCGCAAGATACCCTCCAGAACTTCATCGCCGGCATCACCATCCTGACCGATCGTCCCTTTCGAATCGGTCATTTTGTTGAAGTGGACCAGGTGTATGGGCAGGTAGAGGAAATCACGCTCCGTTCCACGCGTGTACGAACCCCGAATAACGAGGTCATGGTGATGCCCAATTCGCTGATGATCAACCAGAAACTGGTCAACCATTCGCTCTTCGGAGTGCTGCGTATCGAGATCCCGTTCGGCATTGCGTACAAAGAATTTCCCCAGGAGGCTCGCGACGTGGTGCTTGCTATCGTTAAGGGCGACGAACGCCTGCACCCCGATTATACGCCGGATGTCGTGGTGACATCCCTGAACGACTCCAGCGTGGACATGAAGCTTAGGCTCCACATCAGCGACTCAAAACTGGCTGTCCCGATGAAAAGCGAGTACACGGAACGGATCCGGGAAGCGCTCCGCGATGCCGACATTGAAATCCCATTCCCACACCTCCAGCTGTTTATCGACGAAGCGAAGGCATTCCCCCAGGGCGGGGTCGCCTGAGCGCGACCGCATCGTATCCGGGGTTCGCGCGGGCATATCCGTAAATCTTATCACAAATTTTCATAATGAACCCGGGAATTCGCGCGGGCATTTCGCAAACCCCGGGTTCGCGCGGGCATATCCGCAAATCTTATCACAAATTTTCATAGCGAACCCGGGCTACGGGTTGACATCTACGAATCACTTCGTATATTATCTACGAACCTATTCGTACATTAACTCCAGACCATCGTGCCTCCAGAATCCACCCTGCCCCGCCCCACCGATGCCGAGCTAGCGATCCTGCGTGTATTGTGGGATTGCGGCGCCAGCACCGTGCGCGCCGTCCACGAAGCGCTCGAGTCCACCCAGTCGACCGGCTACACGACCGTCCTCAAGCTGATGCAGATCATGCACGGCAAGGGCCTGGTGACGCGCGACGACGCCAACAAGGCGCACGTATACCGGCCGGCTGTTGAGGAGGAGGCCATCCAGCGCAACCTGGTGGCATCATTGCTCGACCGGGCGTTTCAGGGCAGCGCCGAGAAGCTCGTGCTCCGCGCCTTATCCCTGAAACCCAGCACCCCCGAAGAACTCGCCGCGATTCGTGCGTTGTTGGACAAACTGGAGGACACGCCATGAACGCGACTTTTGTAGATCTTGCGGGCTTGGCGCTACTGCACTCGCTGTGGCAGGGATTGGTAATCGCTGGGGCGTTGGGCCTGGCGCTGCACCTGCTGCGCGGCGTCTCACCGGGGGTGCGGTATCTGGTGTGTTGGGTGGCGTTGGTGGCGATGGTTGCCGCGCCGGTGGGGTTGGTGTTGGGTGGACAGGGGGGACTCGCTGGACAGGGTGTTGGGGGATGGGAGGAAGGAGCGGTGGCGCCGGCCACGACAGAGGGTTTGGGGGGTGGAGTGGATGAGGAGTTGGCGGCCTTGCAGGAATCCAGTTTTGCGGTGCGGCCGTTTCTGGTTGTGGGGTGGTTGGTGGGTGTTGTTGTGATGCTCGCCCGACTGGTGCTGGGTTGGCGGGCCGTGCATCGACTGTGCCGGCTGCCGGGCGAGGCGCTCGGCGAGGACCTACGGCTGGCCGTCGACCGGTTGCGGAATCGGTTGGGGATAGACCGGCTCATCCGCATCACCGTGACCGACCGCGCCGGCGAGCCGATGCTTATCGGATGGCTCAAGCCCGTTGTCCTGATCCCGGCCGCCCTGCTCGCCGGCATGCCGGTAGCGCAGGTCGAGGCCATCCTCGCCCATGAGCTGGCGCACATCCGCCGGCACGATTACCTTTTCGCCGTGCTTCAATCGCTGATGGAGGCCGTGCTGTTTTACCATCCGGCCGCGTGGTGGATTTCGGGGAAGATCCGCGAGGAGCGCGAGCGGGCGTGTGACGACCTGGCGGTAGCGGCGATCAACAACCGGGTGACGTATGCCCGTGCGCTGGCCGGACTGGAGCAGCGCCGGGTGGAGTCGACGCGGCTGGCGCTGCTGGCTGGCGGAGGGTCGTTGCTGGAGCGGATCCAGCGCCTGGTGGAGCCGCCGGCGCCGGACCGGTTGCGGTCGAGCGCCGGCGTGGTGCTGGTGGTGGCGATGGTGGTGATTTCCGGCTTCTTGATGGCGGCCTGCAACGAAAAAACCCTGCCTGGAGAGCCCCTCGTCGAAGACCTCGCCGCCCTTCCCGACGAGCTGGCCACGATGATCCAACAGGCGGATATCGAGGGGACGATTACGTACCTGCACGACCGGCGGGAGGCGGGGGATCCGGGGGCGTATCAGCTGTTGCTGGATGCTTTTCGGGCAGCGAAGGATGACGAATTGCGCCGTAACATGGTGTTCGTCTTCGCCCACTTCAACACGCTGGAGGCGGATCGAGAGCTGATCCGGATTGCTGAGACAGATTCGGAACCGAGAGTTCGGCAGAATACAGTTCGAGCCATCAATATGCGTATCCCCCGAGATCAGGCGGCCACTTATGGTGTCGCATTCACCCGGGGAGAGCCCATCGGATACAACGAACACTATCCCAAAATGTCCGATGAACAGATTGAAGCCGTCCGCCCGGGATTGAGGCGCATTGCGCTAGATTCCGACAACCCATCTAACTCATCTGCCGTGCATGCACTGGCGTGGCATGGTGACGAAAAAGAATTGCTCGAGGAGTTATTGATGGGTAGTGAAAACTATCTGCTACTTTCTGATGCCGTGGTGTTGCTGGGAACACCCGATGATCAGGGACGCTCCCTCAGGGATCTCTATCATCGCTGGAACGGCGAGGGATTGGGACGACACCACGTTTTAGGTCGACTGGTATCCAGCTTCCCTTCCATGGAAGGCGTTGAGTTGGTACTCGACGCCGCGAGAGACGACATGAAGCAACATTTCGAGGGGGAGTACGCGATTCTGATGGGTTATCTCGAGCGTTTTCCGCCGGAGCTTCGCCTGAACGCCATCACTCGATTGGAACAGGAGCAGGGGACATTCGAGGCGGGTAGTCAACCTGCCGACGAGCTGCGCGATATGATTAAGCGGCTGAACACGTTGTAGAAACGTCGTGGCAGCCCGAATCGCTCCTCCCCGCCCTCGCTAGCGCTCTGGCTGCCCCTCCTCACGGAGGAGGGGCCTGACCAAAATCCGCCGCCACCGCAATACCCAACCAGCCACCGCAATACCCAACCAGCCCCATCCTCCCGGGAGGGGGACAAGGGGGATGGTCGCGCCCCAATCGCTCCTCCCCGCCCTCGCTAACTCTCGGGCTGCCCCTCCTCACGGAGGAGGGGCCTGACCAAAATCCGCCGCCACCGCAACACCCAACCAGCCCCATCCTCCCAGGAGGGGGACACAGGGGGTGGTAAACCGGGTGGCACATTGCCTCCCAGGAGGGGGACACAGGGGGTGGTAAACCGGGTGGCACAACGCCAAACGTTATGCCCGCACCCGGCGAAACGTCTATATAGGCAGACCCCTCCCTCTGCCTCCCATGTCTCCCCAAGACCTCGCCCGAATCCGACGCCGCATCCTCCGCAAAAACGCCACGCCGGCGGAGCGCGTCCTGTGGGAATGCCTCCGCAACCACCGCTGTGCCGAACGCAGATTCCGCCGGCAGCATTCCATCGGACCCTTCATTGTCGACTTCTACTGCCACTCCGCCCGACTTGTCGTTGAAGTCGAAGGC is a window encoding:
- a CDS encoding M56 family metallopeptidase translates to MNATFVDLAGLALLHSLWQGLVIAGALGLALHLLRGVSPGVRYLVCWVALVAMVAAPVGLVLGGQGGLAGQGVGGWEEGAVAPATTEGLGGGVDEELAALQESSFAVRPFLVVGWLVGVVVMLARLVLGWRAVHRLCRLPGEALGEDLRLAVDRLRNRLGIDRLIRITVTDRAGEPMLIGWLKPVVLIPAALLAGMPVAQVEAILAHELAHIRRHDYLFAVLQSLMEAVLFYHPAAWWISGKIREERERACDDLAVAAINNRVTYARALAGLEQRRVESTRLALLAGGGSLLERIQRLVEPPAPDRLRSSAGVVLVVAMVVISGFLMAACNEKTLPGEPLVEDLAALPDELATMIQQADIEGTITYLHDRREAGDPGAYQLLLDAFRAAKDDELRRNMVFVFAHFNTLEADRELIRIAETDSEPRVRQNTVRAINMRIPRDQAATYGVAFTRGEPIGYNEHYPKMSDEQIEAVRPGLRRIALDSDNPSNSSAVHALAWHGDEKELLEELLMGSENYLLLSDAVVLLGTPDDQGRSLRDLYHRWNGEGLGRHHVLGRLVSSFPSMEGVELVLDAARDDMKQHFEGEYAILMGYLERFPPELRLNAITRLEQEQGTFEAGSQPADELRDMIKRLNTL
- a CDS encoding BlaI/MecI/CopY family transcriptional regulator, encoding MPPESTLPRPTDAELAILRVLWDCGASTVRAVHEALESTQSTGYTTVLKLMQIMHGKGLVTRDDANKAHVYRPAVEEEAIQRNLVASLLDRAFQGSAEKLVLRALSLKPSTPEELAAIRALLDKLEDTP
- a CDS encoding endonuclease domain-containing protein, with product MSPQDLARIRRRILRKNATPAERVLWECLRNHRCAERRFRRQHSIGPFIVDFYCHSARLVVEVEGGVHNDPWRADYDYRRDRYLRSMGLRVIYFSNEDVIYATEAVFSAIAQHIVRTGS
- a CDS encoding mechanosensitive ion channel family protein, translated to MIPFVVPQDARVPRDSLSISQSLADSSAAADSLQSDSSILSLTPRLAEAQSQLIDGQWEEIIKTFYTELTSIAATFIPRLASALFVLFLFYLLFRFSSKLLRQLLHRSKHVDAGLEGLLTKTYAVVAWIFIGIMVLAQFGINVTALLAGLSVAGIAVGFAAQDTLQNFIAGITILTDRPFRIGHFVEVDQVYGQVEEITLRSTRVRTPNNEVMVMPNSLMINQKLVNHSLFGVLRIEIPFGIAYKEFPQEARDVVLAIVKGDERLHPDYTPDVVVTSLNDSSVDMKLRLHISDSKLAVPMKSEYTERIREALRDADIEIPFPHLQLFIDEAKAFPQGGVA